One segment of Thermococcus profundus DNA contains the following:
- the gyaR gene encoding glyoxylate reductase has protein sequence MKPKVFITRRIPDNGIKMLREHFEVEIWEDEHEIPREVLLEKVRNVDALVTMLSEKIDAEVFDAASRLRIVANYAVGYDNIDIEEATKRGIYVTNTPDVLTNATADFAWTLLLATARRLVEADSFVRSGEWKRRGVAWHPLMYLGHDVYGKTIGIVGFGRIGQAIARRAKGFGMRILYNARSRKPEVEKELGAEFRPLEELLKESDFVLLAVPLTKETYHMINEERLRLMKPTAILVNIARGKVVDTKALIKALEEGWIAGAGLDVFEEEPYYNEELFSLKNVVLAPHIGSATYGAREGMAELVARNLIAFKNGEIPPTLVNREVLNVRKPGFE, from the coding sequence GTGAAGCCGAAGGTATTCATCACGCGCAGGATTCCGGATAACGGGATCAAGATGCTGAGGGAGCACTTTGAGGTTGAGATCTGGGAGGACGAGCATGAGATACCTAGGGAAGTCCTGCTTGAGAAAGTCAGGAACGTAGATGCTCTCGTCACAATGTTGAGCGAGAAAATTGATGCCGAAGTCTTCGATGCCGCATCGAGGCTGAGGATAGTGGCCAACTACGCCGTCGGCTACGACAACATAGACATCGAGGAAGCAACCAAACGCGGAATCTACGTCACTAACACGCCAGATGTCCTCACCAACGCGACAGCGGACTTTGCCTGGACACTCCTCTTAGCCACCGCGAGAAGGCTCGTTGAGGCGGACAGCTTCGTCCGCTCTGGAGAATGGAAGAGGAGAGGCGTAGCCTGGCACCCGCTCATGTACCTCGGCCACGATGTCTACGGCAAGACGATTGGAATAGTCGGCTTTGGAAGGATAGGTCAGGCTATAGCGAGAAGGGCAAAGGGCTTCGGCATGAGAATTCTATACAACGCCCGCTCAAGAAAGCCAGAGGTTGAGAAGGAGCTCGGGGCGGAGTTCAGACCCCTTGAAGAGCTCTTAAAGGAGAGTGACTTCGTCCTCCTTGCCGTTCCACTCACGAAGGAGACATACCACATGATAAACGAGGAGAGGCTTAGGCTGATGAAGCCAACGGCAATTCTGGTCAACATCGCACGTGGCAAGGTGGTTGATACCAAAGCGCTGATAAAGGCCCTCGAAGAGGGATGGATAGCCGGTGCCGGTCTGGACGTCTTCGAGGAGGAGCCCTATTACAACGAGGAGCTCTTCAGCCTGAAAAACGTCGTTCTGGCTCCACACATAGGGAGCGCAACCTACGGCGCCAGGGAGGGAATGGCCGAGCTCGTCGCTAGGAACCTCATAGCCTTCAAGAACGGCGAAATACCGCCAACGCTGGTGAACCGGGAGGTCTTGAACGTCAGGAAGCCCGGCTTTGAGTGA
- the ndk gene encoding nucleoside-diphosphate kinase produces the protein MADKQIERTLVILKPDAVVRGLMGEIISRFEKRGLKIVGMKMIWITRELAEKHYEEHRGKPFFEPLIDYITKAPSVVMVVEGRYAISVVRKMAGATDPKDAEPGSIRGDYGLDIGDSIYNVVHASDSPESAEREINLYFKPEELFEYCKAADWFYHTHARAKKEYMDDMDCLER, from the coding sequence ATGGCCGACAAGCAGATAGAAAGAACCCTCGTTATTCTAAAGCCCGATGCCGTCGTCAGGGGCCTCATGGGGGAAATCATCAGCCGTTTTGAGAAGCGCGGCCTCAAGATCGTAGGAATGAAGATGATTTGGATAACGAGAGAACTCGCCGAGAAGCACTACGAGGAGCACAGGGGCAAGCCCTTCTTCGAGCCGCTCATCGACTACATCACAAAGGCCCCGAGCGTCGTCATGGTTGTCGAAGGCCGCTACGCCATAAGTGTCGTCAGGAAGATGGCAGGCGCAACCGATCCGAAGGACGCCGAGCCTGGAAGCATACGCGGCGACTACGGCCTCGACATAGGCGATTCAATATACAACGTTGTCCACGCCAGCGACAGTCCTGAGAGCGCCGAGAGGGAGATAAACCTCTACTTCAAGCCGGAAGAGCTCTTTGAGTACTGCAAGGCAGCAGACTGGTTCTACCACACCCACGCTAGGGCAAAGAAGGAATACATGGACGATATGGACTGTCTTGAACGTTAA
- a CDS encoding CGP-CTERM sorting domain-containing protein — translation MKRFFFLFIFVIFAMSNYVSAQVNVYPLTEDFKMIPYPIPPCSQIGKITELYYKVNDTYWIAVAGPIKVECPGVNNISVEILGIKNVTVPQYNLTLTLINATVKTEQKEYEPLGLVTRNITIEYKRYNETYELVTVKIENMKMYWSYALQDYVYPNLTPEYYGFPSNITINLLINRKTGEGYLLDNGIKKYVGVTPLWNPALNPSEYPKLVLRNLRNLINQIKANPWIVENVVQKAKLSNNISESNSLLNSLALNFTEQVMSLQVTYLGRKMYLENSGSLPCFMLPIDGTYLIRTYQTGWQYLPSKIDNMSPDKYVEKVLTDYLKTRNDEELKRLILLGVFHEKVYLPILVDFDDVHNKVTAIDFTLPPSEKSHLLVLPLPKKYAEAFNATYLMLNFVGPHTMTVKYDPSLYTPKEVTSEWIKEGACMGPIKSTLMNGFMNAFLEFEESGMNITALDKIYENVQKNLELCGFNATSATTDNSTQPKNPLLTVSTTSNSQSPAVSGSSISRKKNREGICGPAFLVPLALIPVWMWRKRK, via the coding sequence ATGAAGCGATTTTTCTTCCTTTTCATTTTTGTTATCTTCGCCATGTCCAATTATGTCTCCGCCCAAGTAAACGTGTACCCCCTAACAGAGGATTTCAAGATGATCCCCTATCCCATTCCCCCATGCAGCCAGATTGGCAAAATCACCGAACTGTACTACAAGGTCAACGACACTTACTGGATAGCCGTTGCAGGCCCGATAAAGGTCGAATGTCCAGGGGTGAATAACATATCCGTTGAAATACTCGGGATCAAAAACGTCACTGTCCCTCAGTACAATCTGACATTGACACTGATAAACGCCACCGTCAAAACAGAACAGAAGGAATATGAGCCATTAGGTCTCGTCACGAGAAACATAACGATCGAATACAAAAGATATAACGAGACTTATGAGCTAGTGACTGTAAAAATCGAGAACATGAAAATGTACTGGAGCTACGCTCTCCAGGACTACGTCTACCCCAACCTTACCCCTGAGTACTACGGGTTCCCCTCAAACATCACAATAAACCTGCTCATAAACAGAAAAACCGGAGAAGGCTATCTCCTCGATAACGGGATAAAGAAATACGTTGGAGTCACCCCCTTATGGAACCCCGCCCTAAATCCATCGGAGTACCCCAAACTCGTCCTCAGGAACCTGAGAAACCTCATCAACCAGATCAAAGCAAACCCCTGGATCGTTGAAAACGTCGTCCAGAAGGCAAAACTCTCCAATAACATAAGTGAATCCAACAGCCTCCTGAATTCCCTAGCCCTTAACTTCACGGAGCAGGTCATGAGCCTGCAAGTTACATATCTTGGGAGGAAAATGTACTTAGAGAACTCCGGAAGCCTCCCGTGCTTTATGCTCCCGATAGATGGAACATACCTTATAAGAACCTATCAAACCGGATGGCAATACCTTCCATCCAAGATAGACAACATGTCCCCAGACAAGTACGTGGAGAAAGTCCTGACGGATTATTTGAAGACCAGAAATGACGAGGAGCTCAAAAGGCTCATACTCCTGGGTGTATTTCACGAGAAAGTTTATCTGCCCATTCTCGTGGATTTCGATGACGTCCACAACAAGGTCACTGCCATTGATTTCACCCTCCCCCCCAGCGAGAAATCACACCTCTTAGTTCTGCCGCTACCCAAAAAGTACGCGGAGGCGTTTAACGCCACATACCTCATGCTGAACTTCGTGGGGCCTCACACCATGACCGTCAAATACGATCCAAGCTTATACACCCCCAAGGAAGTCACGTCAGAGTGGATAAAAGAAGGAGCCTGCATGGGCCCCATAAAGTCCACCCTCATGAACGGCTTTATGAACGCCTTCCTTGAGTTTGAGGAAAGTGGTATGAACATCACGGCTCTGGACAAAATATACGAGAACGTGCAGAAAAATTTGGAATTGTGCGGCTTCAACGCGACATCCGCCACCACTGATAACTCCACTCAGCCAAAAAACCCCTTGCTCACGGTATCCACAACCTCCAACTCCCAGTCCCCTGCCGTTTCGGGTTCTTCCATCTCACGCAAAAAGAACAGGGAAGGAATCTGCGGTCCCGCATTCCTGGTTCCACTGGCGTTAATCCCAGTCTGGATGTGGAGGAAGAGAAAATGA
- a CDS encoding NUDIX domain-containing protein, which yields MDRYVLLVKAPKGADTSSFREEAKELAEKHGFKAELHRCIGLTVDAVIIHNNGLVLIKRKNEPFKDHYALPGGFVEYGETVEEALVREAKEETGLDVRPVKLVGVYSRPNRDPRGHTITVAFLCIGEGELKAGDDAKDVFVFPVEEALKLPLAFDHGEILRDALTLR from the coding sequence ATGGACAGGTACGTTCTCCTCGTTAAGGCTCCGAAAGGGGCCGACACATCTTCCTTCAGAGAGGAAGCGAAGGAGCTAGCTGAGAAGCACGGTTTCAAGGCTGAGCTTCACAGGTGCATAGGCCTAACGGTCGACGCCGTGATAATCCACAACAACGGCCTCGTTCTGATAAAGCGGAAGAACGAACCCTTCAAAGACCACTACGCCCTTCCGGGAGGCTTTGTTGAGTACGGGGAGACCGTTGAGGAGGCCCTCGTCCGCGAAGCTAAGGAGGAGACTGGCCTTGACGTGAGGCCCGTAAAGCTGGTTGGTGTCTACTCAAGGCCCAACAGGGATCCAAGGGGACACACGATAACTGTTGCGTTCCTCTGCATAGGCGAAGGGGAACTGAAGGCTGGCGACGATGCCAAAGACGTCTTTGTGTTTCCAGTGGAAGAGGCCCTGAAGCTTCCGCTGGCCTTTGATCACGGGGAAATCCTGAGGGATGCCCTCACACTGAGGTGA
- the infB gene encoding translation initiation factor IF-2, translating to MKRIRQPIIAVLGHVDHGKTTLLDRIRRTKVAAKEAGGITQHIGATEVPIDTVKTLAGPLIKLWKGEIKLPGLLFIDTPGHEAFTSLRARGGSLADLAVLIVDINEGFQPQTIESIEILRKNRTPFIVAANKIDRIKGWKVEEDEPFLVNIKKQDQRAVQELETKLWELIGKFYEMGFNANRFDRVQDFTRELAIVPISAKYGIGVPELLVLIAGLSQKYLEQKLKIEVEGPARGTILEVREELGLGTTIDVIIYDGTLRKDDTIVVGGKDKAIVTKIRALLKPKPLDEIRDPRFRFDQVDEVVAAAGIKIAAPGLEEALAGSPVIAARSEEEIERAKEEILSQIQSVVISTGKVGVIVKADTLGSLEALSKELGEKNIPIRKADVGNISKTDVMEALSVKEEEPKYGVILGFNVKVNEDAEEVAKAKGVPIFAGNIIYKLIEDYEAWVKEEEEKRKRELLKNVTFPGVIRLYPDERYVFRRSHPAIVGIEVVEGRIRPGVTLIKQNGQKVGVIKSIKNKNDFVQEAKKGDAVAIAIEGAIVGRHIHPGETLYVDLSKNDVIILAKQLKNELDETDIKALKMTAKVKAQQDPFWRAV from the coding sequence GTGAAGAGGATTAGGCAGCCTATCATCGCGGTTCTCGGTCACGTGGACCACGGCAAGACCACATTGCTTGACAGGATCAGAAGAACGAAGGTCGCCGCCAAAGAAGCCGGAGGAATAACCCAGCACATAGGCGCGACCGAGGTTCCGATAGATACCGTTAAGACGCTGGCAGGGCCTCTCATCAAGCTCTGGAAGGGCGAGATAAAGCTCCCCGGCCTGCTCTTCATCGACACCCCTGGCCACGAGGCCTTTACAAGTCTAAGGGCTAGGGGAGGAAGTCTCGCCGACCTCGCAGTTCTCATCGTTGACATCAACGAGGGCTTCCAGCCGCAGACGATAGAGAGCATCGAGATACTCAGGAAGAACAGGACGCCCTTCATAGTGGCAGCCAACAAGATAGACAGGATAAAGGGCTGGAAGGTCGAGGAGGACGAGCCCTTCCTCGTCAACATCAAGAAGCAGGATCAGCGCGCTGTTCAGGAGCTCGAAACCAAGCTCTGGGAGCTCATCGGGAAGTTCTACGAAATGGGCTTCAACGCCAACCGCTTCGACCGCGTTCAGGACTTCACGAGGGAACTTGCTATAGTTCCTATCTCCGCTAAGTACGGCATCGGTGTTCCAGAACTGCTGGTTCTCATAGCCGGTCTTTCGCAGAAATACCTCGAACAGAAGCTCAAGATAGAGGTTGAGGGGCCAGCGCGCGGCACAATCCTCGAAGTTCGCGAGGAACTCGGCCTCGGAACCACGATAGACGTCATCATCTACGACGGAACCCTCAGAAAAGACGACACGATAGTCGTCGGTGGAAAGGACAAGGCGATAGTCACAAAAATCCGCGCCCTGCTCAAGCCCAAGCCCCTCGACGAGATACGTGATCCCCGTTTCCGCTTCGACCAAGTGGATGAGGTCGTTGCGGCGGCAGGTATCAAGATAGCCGCGCCCGGCCTGGAGGAGGCGTTAGCTGGTTCACCGGTTATAGCAGCCCGCTCCGAGGAGGAGATAGAGAGGGCTAAGGAAGAAATCCTCAGTCAGATACAGAGCGTCGTCATAAGCACCGGAAAGGTCGGTGTCATTGTCAAGGCCGACACCCTCGGAAGCCTTGAGGCCCTCAGCAAAGAGCTCGGGGAGAAGAACATCCCGATAAGGAAGGCCGATGTAGGAAATATCAGCAAGACCGACGTCATGGAGGCCCTAAGCGTTAAGGAGGAGGAGCCAAAGTACGGGGTTATCCTCGGCTTCAACGTCAAGGTCAACGAAGACGCTGAGGAAGTTGCAAAAGCCAAGGGCGTGCCCATCTTCGCCGGCAACATCATCTACAAGCTCATCGAGGACTACGAGGCCTGGGTCAAGGAGGAGGAAGAGAAGAGGAAGCGCGAGCTCCTCAAGAACGTCACCTTCCCGGGAGTCATCAGGCTCTATCCGGATGAGCGCTACGTCTTCAGGAGGAGCCACCCGGCCATAGTCGGCATTGAGGTCGTGGAGGGAAGGATAAGGCCCGGCGTCACTCTCATCAAGCAGAACGGCCAGAAGGTCGGCGTCATCAAGTCCATCAAGAACAAGAACGACTTCGTCCAGGAGGCGAAGAAGGGTGATGCGGTGGCGATAGCCATCGAAGGAGCGATAGTCGGCAGGCACATACACCCAGGCGAGACCCTCTACGTTGATTTAAGCAAGAACGACGTCATAATCCTCGCCAAGCAACTCAAGAACGAGCTCGACGAGACAGACATAAAAGCCCTGAAGATGACGGCGAAGGTGAAGGCGCAGCAAGACCCGTTCTGGAGGGCCGTCTGA
- a CDS encoding carbohydrate kinase family protein, whose protein sequence is MRCLVVGHVVRDIVRKGGRTFERLGGGAYYSALALSRFCDVEILTSFSELPESWLSELESIGKLRLVPAEGTTTYELTYLDGNRRKLRLLERASPIESLPGGSYDAVLINPVAGEVSSELVRRAVKRFPSVAADLQGFIRSTEPGEVGYKPYDGSSLEGLKVLHADVSEFDYIENFSPDAVEALLLSNGPEAGRAFLRGWEYSFQPVRVEVDESTGAGDVFLGAFTGFYLRCPFIQSLKRATAFTSLFLERRGVDFSMDEVGELARKVEVKRV, encoded by the coding sequence ATGAGGTGTCTGGTTGTGGGTCACGTTGTCAGGGACATCGTGAGGAAGGGGGGAAGAACGTTCGAGAGACTTGGCGGAGGAGCATACTACTCGGCCCTGGCCCTCTCCCGCTTCTGCGATGTTGAGATACTGACATCTTTCTCGGAACTCCCTGAAAGCTGGCTTTCGGAGCTTGAGTCAATTGGAAAGTTGAGGTTAGTACCCGCAGAGGGGACAACCACCTACGAGCTGACCTATCTTGACGGGAACAGGCGAAAGCTTAGACTGCTAGAACGCGCCTCCCCAATCGAAAGTCTCCCGGGCGGGAGTTACGACGCAGTCCTTATCAATCCCGTCGCTGGGGAGGTGAGCTCAGAACTCGTGAGAAGGGCAGTGAAGAGGTTCCCCTCCGTGGCGGCAGACCTCCAGGGCTTCATACGGAGTACAGAACCTGGGGAAGTGGGATACAAACCCTACGACGGTTCATCCCTTGAAGGTTTGAAAGTTCTCCACGCGGACGTTTCCGAGTTTGATTACATTGAAAACTTCTCTCCGGACGCGGTTGAGGCACTCCTGCTCTCGAACGGGCCTGAGGCGGGAAGGGCTTTCCTGCGGGGATGGGAGTACTCCTTCCAGCCGGTTCGGGTTGAAGTTGATGAGTCAACCGGAGCGGGAGACGTTTTCCTGGGGGCCTTCACGGGATTCTACCTCAGATGCCCGTTCATTCAGTCCCTAAAGAGGGCGACTGCATTCACTTCCCTCTTCCTAGAGCGCAGGGGCGTGGACTTCTCGATGGATGAAGTTGGGGAACTCGCGAGGAAGGTCGAAGTGAAAAGGGTATAA
- a CDS encoding ATP-binding cassette domain-containing protein, with translation MPARELASVKDLTVKFRYNIALDGITLDLKGNRVLLLGSNGSGKTTLMRVLSGILRPTEGSVKVLGLDPFKNPSKLYSRMLYVRDVEDIPYMMRVSSVIDYLSDLYGPEPVKNAVETLGLEEHAFKRVGELSKGLRRRVAMIEPLASNRKLILMDEPFSGLDATSRIIIAKALNDLPKKTGLVIASHIPLNLGIDQMVVLEGGKLTYSGPYKEEVAGKYLAWMEFDSKKPINHPAD, from the coding sequence ATGCCCGCTCGTGAGCTCGCCAGCGTTAAAGACCTCACAGTGAAGTTCCGCTACAACATCGCCCTCGACGGGATAACCCTCGATTTAAAGGGCAACAGGGTTCTCCTTCTCGGCTCCAACGGTTCCGGAAAGACCACCTTAATGAGAGTCCTATCGGGAATTCTCAGACCAACCGAAGGCTCGGTGAAGGTTCTCGGGCTCGATCCTTTCAAAAATCCTTCCAAGCTCTACTCCCGGATGCTCTACGTGAGGGACGTTGAGGACATCCCCTACATGATGAGGGTTTCAAGCGTCATCGACTATCTCTCCGATCTCTACGGCCCGGAACCCGTCAAAAATGCCGTTGAAACGCTTGGACTTGAAGAGCACGCCTTCAAGCGTGTTGGAGAGTTATCAAAGGGTCTCAGGAGGAGGGTGGCGATGATAGAGCCGCTGGCTTCTAACAGGAAGCTCATCCTAATGGACGAACCCTTCAGCGGCCTAGACGCAACGAGCAGGATAATCATAGCGAAGGCCCTCAACGACCTACCCAAGAAAACAGGCCTCGTTATCGCCAGCCACATACCGCTGAACCTTGGAATAGACCAGATGGTCGTTCTCGAAGGTGGAAAACTCACTTATTCTGGTCCATACAAAGAGGAGGTCGCGGGGAAATACCTAGCCTGGATGGAGTTTGACTCCAAAAAACCTATTAACCATCCCGCCGATTAA
- a CDS encoding zinc ribbon domain-containing protein has protein sequence MERRQLKCPLCGGTDFQVEEGKLDSKWGFTAHKVKIVICKNCGYVMLFYEGRTIWDFD, from the coding sequence GTGGAGAGGAGACAGCTTAAGTGCCCCCTCTGCGGGGGAACTGACTTTCAGGTCGAGGAGGGTAAGCTCGACAGCAAGTGGGGCTTCACGGCCCATAAGGTAAAGATCGTCATCTGCAAGAACTGTGGCTACGTCATGCTGTTCTACGAGGGAAGGACGATTTGGGACTTCGACTGA
- the rlmD gene encoding 23S rRNA (uracil(1939)-C(5))-methyltransferase RlmD, with protein sequence MKGTGEITGISDDGLGILKEENKELYVPFAYPGDVVRVKGTKRRFGRKIAIDFVLLEESPLRASPRCPHFGTCGGCLWQGLKYKEQLRIKAEIFGRITGISAEIRGSPKIWGFRNVSNFIVTTSGIGLKKYGNPLEVVNLSGCPVFSKKTIEYLSALKGFLREMGLRPWNQKKKTGEVHYLQVREGKFTGDVMVNLIAHVKPSKEVLEAFEDYFSFADSLYWSFKVDERDDPRGNAQLIAGEPYIRERIGDVTYLIHPNSFFQTNSYALPLLLKAVEDFTEGKNVLDLYSGVGTFGVWLAKRDSSVDGVELNPFAVEMAKRNAELNGVEAGFEVGRAEETPIGEYDTVIVDPPRKGLKEAAELIAKSGVENVVYVSCNPKAFKLDYEKHLSKAYRVEDAVLIDMFPHTPHVEAVMKLIRKV encoded by the coding sequence ATGAAGGGCACGGGTGAGATCACGGGGATAAGCGACGACGGTCTTGGAATACTGAAAGAGGAAAATAAAGAGCTCTACGTTCCCTTCGCTTACCCTGGAGACGTTGTCAGGGTTAAGGGGACAAAACGCCGTTTCGGAAGAAAGATCGCGATCGATTTTGTCCTTCTTGAGGAGTCGCCCCTGAGGGCTTCTCCGAGGTGTCCTCACTTTGGAACCTGCGGTGGCTGCCTCTGGCAGGGGTTGAAGTACAAGGAGCAGCTTCGCATTAAGGCAGAAATTTTCGGGCGGATAACAGGAATAAGCGCCGAGATCAGGGGTTCACCTAAAATCTGGGGCTTTAGGAACGTGAGCAACTTCATAGTGACAACCTCTGGAATCGGGCTGAAGAAGTACGGGAATCCTCTCGAGGTGGTGAACCTTAGCGGGTGCCCTGTCTTCTCGAAGAAGACTATTGAATATCTGAGTGCCCTAAAGGGCTTCCTCCGCGAGATGGGTCTTAGGCCCTGGAACCAGAAGAAGAAAACCGGTGAGGTTCACTACCTCCAGGTGAGGGAGGGCAAGTTTACCGGAGATGTCATGGTTAACCTCATCGCCCACGTCAAGCCCTCAAAGGAAGTTCTAGAGGCGTTTGAGGACTACTTCTCCTTCGCGGACTCGCTCTACTGGAGTTTTAAGGTGGACGAGAGGGACGACCCGCGCGGCAACGCCCAGCTAATAGCTGGAGAGCCGTACATCCGCGAGAGAATTGGGGACGTTACTTACTTGATTCACCCCAATTCCTTCTTCCAGACCAACAGCTACGCTTTACCCCTACTTCTGAAAGCTGTTGAAGACTTTACGGAGGGGAAAAATGTTCTTGACCTGTACTCGGGTGTTGGAACGTTCGGAGTCTGGCTGGCGAAGAGGGACTCCAGTGTTGACGGCGTCGAGCTGAATCCGTTCGCGGTTGAGATGGCTAAGAGAAACGCCGAGCTCAACGGAGTGGAAGCGGGGTTCGAAGTTGGAAGGGCTGAGGAAACACCAATAGGCGAGTACGACACTGTTATAGTCGATCCCCCGCGTAAAGGGTTAAAAGAAGCGGCTGAACTCATCGCCAAGAGTGGGGTTGAGAACGTTGTTTACGTCTCCTGCAACCCAAAGGCCTTCAAGCTCGACTACGAGAAACACCTGAGCAAGGCCTACCGCGTTGAGGATGCCGTTCTCATCGATATGTTCCCCCACACGCCCCACGTTGAGGCGGTGATGAAGCTCATAAGAAAGGTTTAG
- a CDS encoding type II toxin-antitoxin system RelE family toxin: MYEVVFTRKAAKQVKNLEPAHRRKLKGIILALSQNPFSYPYKKIRGEDALTGSGLAVSGFSTRLMMRT, encoded by the coding sequence ATGTACGAGGTCGTTTTTACTCGTAAAGCCGCGAAGCAGGTTAAGAACCTTGAGCCGGCCCACAGGAGAAAGCTCAAGGGGATAATTCTAGCGCTTTCTCAGAATCCCTTTTCCTACCCTTACAAGAAGATTAGGGGTGAGGACGCACTTACAGGATCAGGGTTGGCAGTTTCAGGATTCTCTACGAGGTTGATGATGAGAACATGA
- a CDS encoding ATP-binding protein, whose product MSRQKFIDRRAELEFLERAYSSDRAEFLVIYGRRRIGKTELLLYFARDKPHVYFLVTEKPYRENLRELQRLLAEFLGDELFGKVAFNDIDELLMAFADRIGNERVILIIDEFPLLVEHYRPVSSLLQKAWDLKLSKTRIMLVLCGSSVSAMESEVLVYKSPLYGRRTGQWRLTEIPFFYLGEFLPGYTAEDLVKTWGVVGGIPAYLLQFDPRKGFDENVVEKVLSKGAFLYEEAEFLLREELREPANYFAILQAIAGGRNRFGEIVNATGLDKSLVSKYLTVLQRLGIVEREVPVTATLKAMSKRGLYSIKDNYFTFWFRYVLPNKSYLEAGLGERVWERSAEDFNAYMGYVFERLVRTPEVFFRLTGFPFTKIGRWWYKGEEIDIVALNERERKALFVEVKWKDLSEREARGILKGLERKAELVALEDWKKNYGLVAKRIEGKAELREEGFLVWDLEDFDEL is encoded by the coding sequence ATGAGTAGACAAAAGTTCATAGACAGGAGGGCCGAACTTGAGTTCCTTGAGAGGGCATACTCCAGCGACAGGGCTGAGTTTCTCGTGATCTACGGCAGGAGAAGGATAGGAAAAACAGAGTTGCTTCTGTACTTTGCAAGGGATAAACCTCACGTCTACTTCCTCGTAACGGAAAAACCCTACCGCGAGAACCTGAGGGAGCTCCAGAGACTTTTGGCGGAGTTTCTGGGGGACGAACTTTTTGGAAAGGTAGCCTTTAATGACATAGATGAGCTCCTCATGGCGTTTGCCGACAGGATTGGAAATGAGAGGGTGATCCTGATAATAGACGAGTTCCCCCTGTTGGTCGAGCACTACCGCCCGGTTTCCTCCCTCCTCCAGAAGGCCTGGGATCTGAAGCTGTCGAAGACCAGAATAATGCTCGTCCTCTGTGGTTCAAGCGTTTCGGCGATGGAGAGTGAGGTTTTAGTCTATAAAAGCCCCCTCTATGGAAGGAGAACCGGACAGTGGCGGCTGACCGAGATCCCGTTCTTTTACCTGGGGGAGTTCCTGCCGGGCTACACTGCCGAAGATCTCGTAAAGACGTGGGGCGTTGTTGGGGGAATCCCGGCGTATCTGCTCCAGTTCGATCCGAGGAAGGGCTTTGATGAGAACGTGGTTGAGAAAGTCCTCTCGAAGGGTGCCTTCCTCTACGAGGAGGCGGAGTTCCTGCTCCGGGAGGAGCTCCGCGAACCGGCAAACTACTTCGCGATACTGCAGGCGATAGCAGGCGGAAGGAACCGCTTTGGGGAGATAGTGAACGCCACCGGACTCGATAAGAGCCTCGTCTCAAAGTACCTGACGGTTCTTCAGAGGCTCGGGATAGTCGAGCGCGAAGTCCCCGTAACGGCGACCTTGAAAGCAATGAGCAAGCGGGGGCTTTACTCGATTAAGGACAACTACTTCACCTTCTGGTTCCGCTACGTTCTCCCGAACAAGAGCTACCTCGAGGCCGGCCTTGGAGAAAGAGTTTGGGAGCGCTCAGCGGAGGACTTTAACGCCTACATGGGTTATGTCTTCGAGAGGCTCGTGAGAACCCCCGAGGTCTTCTTCAGGCTGACGGGGTTCCCCTTTACCAAGATTGGTAGGTGGTGGTATAAGGGCGAGGAGATTGACATCGTTGCTCTCAACGAGCGGGAGAGGAAGGCACTCTTTGTTGAAGTGAAGTGGAAGGATTTGAGCGAGAGAGAGGCGAGGGGAATTTTGAAGGGTTTGGAGAGGAAGGCGGAGCTTGTCGCATTGGAGGACTGGAAGAAAAACTACGGGCTAGTTGCCAAAAGGATTGAAGGAAAGGCGGAGCTTAGGGAGGAGGGGTTTTTGGTTTGGGATTTGGAGGATTTTGATGAATTGTAG
- a CDS encoding Mth938-like domain-containing protein: protein MKLEYPVFGRIVVDGREYEHDIVIYPSGKVERRKKEISKGKHGTSHKIDPEELREYVTEDFDVLIVGTGMYGRLSLLPESKKLVEGKEVVELPTGEAVKLFNELQGRKKVLGIFHVTC, encoded by the coding sequence GTGAAGCTGGAATATCCTGTCTTTGGAAGAATAGTGGTTGATGGCAGGGAGTACGAGCACGACATCGTGATCTACCCAAGTGGAAAGGTGGAGAGGAGAAAGAAGGAGATAAGCAAGGGAAAGCACGGGACGAGCCACAAGATTGATCCAGAGGAACTGAGGGAGTACGTTACAGAGGATTTTGACGTCCTCATCGTGGGCACTGGGATGTACGGAAGGCTCTCGCTCCTCCCAGAGAGCAAGAAACTCGTAGAAGGAAAGGAAGTCGTTGAACTGCCAACAGGTGAGGCGGTTAAGCTCTTCAACGAACTTCAAGGGAGAAAGAAGGTTCTTGGAATCTTCCACGTTACATGCTGA